The Christiangramia flava JLT2011 genome has a segment encoding these proteins:
- the pdxH gene encoding pyridoxamine 5'-phosphate oxidase yields the protein MEKDLTAYRKSYEKGALDEVDVPQNPWELFQNWFELADASANIEEANAMTLATVDQSLMPKSRVVLLKSFDQEGFRFFTNYGSEKGRDLESNPQCCLSFFWPALEKQVIIKGKAEKLPRQESEEYFHSRPKGSQLGALASHQSSVISNREELENRLKDLEQQYQDGSVPLPDYWGGYLVRPVSFEFWQGRQNRLHDRLLYTPNNDNWKIERLAP from the coding sequence ATGGAGAAAGACCTTACGGCCTATCGTAAATCATATGAAAAAGGCGCCCTGGACGAAGTGGATGTTCCGCAGAATCCCTGGGAGCTTTTTCAAAATTGGTTCGAGCTGGCTGATGCTTCTGCAAATATTGAAGAAGCCAACGCCATGACGCTGGCTACCGTAGATCAAAGCCTCATGCCTAAGTCCAGGGTTGTGCTCCTAAAATCCTTTGATCAGGAAGGTTTTCGGTTTTTCACCAATTATGGATCAGAAAAGGGCAGAGACCTGGAATCAAATCCGCAATGTTGCCTGTCATTCTTCTGGCCTGCTTTGGAAAAGCAGGTGATCATAAAAGGGAAGGCAGAAAAACTTCCGCGCCAGGAATCTGAAGAATATTTTCATTCGCGACCCAAAGGCAGCCAGCTAGGAGCCCTGGCGTCGCACCAGAGTTCCGTCATTTCCAATAGGGAAGAACTTGAAAACCGACTAAAAGATTTGGAACAACAATATCAAGACGGCAGTGTGCCATTGCCAGATTACTGGGGCGGTTACCTCGTAAGACCGGTCTCCTTTGAATTCTGGCAGGGACGACAAAATAGACTGCACGACCGCCTGCTATACACACCGAATAATGATAACTGGAAAATTGAGAGATTAGCACCCTGA